The Plasmodium cynomolgi strain B DNA, scaffold: 0851, whole genome shotgun sequence DNA window TACATTTTTAGGTTTAAGAACGTGTTCATATTTGCTAAAAGCAGGTTTAACTCTAAGTATAATCACGTATCAATGATGTGTTtcttgaggaaaaaaaaaaaaaaaaaaagaaaaagaaaaaaagcattaattaaatacttcttcccttcaaaaaattcaaacacactaaaagaaaaaaaagcataattaaatataagaaTAATGATAATAGTTCAAATAAGTGTTAATACATTCCagaaatgtttattttttaggaaaaataatgttacattaaaaaatacttttttaatctgaaaaaaaattcacaataAGTTTAGAATCATATGGAAATGGTGTAGAATTCTTTTCCtccaatatatatatgtactatGCATAATGACAATATCTGTACAGAAATTTCAACGCTTTATTTCAGCAATGAGTTTTTAAGACATTTATATATCCTCTGTTGAGTCAGCCATGCTATCTGTGGAATCAAGAAtgctttcttcttcgttatCTACTTCGCATTTTAGTCGTTGTTGATATTCATCTCGGGATCGTTTTGCGAATTGTTCAGAGAATCTTTTAAGTGTATTGAAGCATTCTGTGTATTTGGAAAGAAGATAAATTGAAGTGAGAGCAGCTGCTAGTACAAAGAATGTACCAAATATTGGTGCGGCTAAGTTCATTACGCAAATGTATGACATTAATGCAAATgccaaaaatggggaaaatactttatacttatatagaaattttttaaactttgcTGTTATACTTCTACCTCCTGCATCTACCTTAGTGTTAGCATACTCATGCGATCTTAATATAAAGTACATTTCTCGTTCTGTTATTTTATCAATGGTTCTTAaggcatttttaatttttctacatagatcatttttacatattaaTCTGGACATAGAATTATCATCATTTGTCATTCTACCAATATTACAATTTAATTGAGCTTTAGGATCTATATTGTTATTCATTCCAGTTATTGTTGATGTAGGTTCTTTCTTATTAATGTCATCTTCCATCATCATGTCAAAGTAAAATTGAGTCAA harbors:
- a CDS encoding Pv-fam-d protein (putative); its protein translation is MGKNNQVNISNLRAIRSLGEHETFGETEGVRKYGRNDDENYDEDRYDSLTQFYFDMMMEDDINKKEPTSTITGMNNNIDPKAQLNCNIGRMTNDDNSMSRLICKNDLCRKIKNALRTIDKITEREMYFILRSHEYANTKNASIHLKDSLNNSQNDPEMNINND